One window of Paenibacillus sp. FSL K6-3182 genomic DNA carries:
- a CDS encoding sensor histidine kinase: MTKHKKEHRYIPFGIKIMLTYSLFIMVPVILIGYAANVIFTSSIQERTREINLGTLAQMKDNIMYKMEDVSRISGMLYFDSNLASYLRHYEEGWVSYEATTKQLLPKMQTTVEAASNKMRLAVYLHNNTLPEIYHNYNNTDPLNAEGPLFDLYHISRIKDRSWYIDYPVERYGETMQWKQVEGDTKFGHISLLRRLVNMNDPITLEEIGFVRISLRLTDLLESVDSEKIGQGTKIFALNENGRIMFSSGDTHFKIGESLSEAEMANYWAVEEKIPQLNWKLLALVPTDIMEKATDKVKLWTFLICLACFVVFSLAGLYISRFYSRKVIKIVRVLDAFQEGNFKKKIHFKGKDEFTRISFALNDMGHNIDGLIQEVYMTNMKKKEAELESLQAQINPHFLYNTLSSISRLAKFGQVDKLQRMVLDLAKFYRLSLNEGRTVIPIRNELEQINAYINIQKTKFEDGMQIWFDIDPDILRFTTVKLILQPFIENALEHAWYGAQINIRIVGKMEGDLITFQVIDDGVGINPEILRQMSDPIERVNVGYGVRNVDERIKLHFGAEYGVRIVSKRGMGTSITITIPARKKDIEPERPI, encoded by the coding sequence ATGACCAAACATAAGAAGGAGCATCGTTATATTCCGTTTGGGATTAAAATTATGCTCACCTACAGCTTGTTTATCATGGTGCCGGTGATCCTAATTGGCTATGCAGCGAATGTTATTTTTACAAGCTCCATTCAAGAGCGAACCCGCGAGATTAATCTTGGTACGCTGGCTCAGATGAAGGACAATATTATGTACAAAATGGAGGATGTGTCACGTATATCCGGCATGCTTTATTTTGACAGTAATCTTGCATCCTATTTGCGTCATTATGAAGAAGGCTGGGTTAGCTACGAAGCCACGACGAAGCAGCTCCTTCCAAAAATGCAAACAACGGTGGAGGCAGCAAGCAATAAAATGCGCCTTGCAGTCTATCTACATAACAATACATTGCCGGAAATCTATCACAATTATAATAATACCGATCCGCTGAATGCGGAGGGGCCATTATTTGATTTGTACCATATTTCTAGAATTAAGGACAGGTCATGGTATATAGATTACCCTGTGGAGCGGTATGGCGAGACTATGCAGTGGAAGCAGGTCGAAGGGGATACGAAATTCGGGCATATTTCCTTGCTCAGAAGACTTGTTAATATGAATGATCCCATTACGCTTGAGGAAATTGGTTTCGTTCGTATTAGCTTGAGACTTACCGATCTGCTCGAGAGCGTTGATTCTGAGAAAATCGGTCAAGGAACGAAAATTTTTGCACTCAACGAGAATGGAAGAATTATGTTCTCCTCCGGTGATACCCATTTTAAAATTGGTGAATCGCTGAGTGAAGCGGAAATGGCGAACTATTGGGCCGTAGAGGAAAAGATTCCACAGCTGAATTGGAAGCTGCTCGCACTCGTTCCAACCGATATTATGGAGAAGGCTACTGACAAGGTAAAGCTTTGGACCTTCTTAATTTGCTTGGCTTGCTTTGTTGTATTTTCACTTGCAGGCTTGTATATTTCTCGCTTTTATTCCCGTAAGGTTATCAAAATCGTTCGTGTGCTGGATGCCTTTCAAGAAGGGAATTTCAAGAAAAAGATTCATTTTAAAGGGAAGGATGAATTTACGCGCATTTCCTTCGCTTTAAACGATATGGGTCATAATATTGACGGATTAATTCAAGAAGTCTATATGACAAATATGAAGAAAAAGGAAGCGGAGCTGGAATCGCTGCAAGCGCAAATCAATCCGCATTTCTTATATAACACATTGTCCTCGATCAGTAGATTGGCTAAGTTTGGACAGGTAGATAAGCTGCAGCGAATGGTGCTTGATTTAGCGAAATTTTACCGGTTATCTCTGAATGAAGGTAGAACCGTTATTCCGATTCGGAATGAGCTGGAGCAGATTAATGCATATATCAATATTCAGAAGACGAAATTCGAAGACGGTATGCAAATCTGGTTTGACATTGATCCTGATATTTTAAGATTTACGACCGTAAAGCTTATTTTACAGCCCTTTATCGAAAATGCGCTTGAGCATGCTTGGTATGGAGCACAGATTAACATTCGAATAGTAGGCAAGATGGAGGGAGATTTAATAACCTTCCAAGTCATTGATGACGGTGTTGGCATTAATCCTGAGATTTTACGCCAAATGTCCGATCCTATTGAGAGAGTGAATGTGGGCTACGGGGTACGGAATGTGGACGAGCGGATCAAGCTTCATTTTGGAGCGGAATACGGCGTGCGGATCGTGAGCAAAAGAGGAATGGGCACATCCATTACGATTACGATTCCAGCTAGAAAAAAAGATATCGAACCAGAACGTCCTATTTAG
- a CDS encoding response regulator → MYKVLLADDEKLDLEGMRAFIPWTDLGMEIVAGVMNGFDACKVLDTEKIDILVTDVRMPNMTGLELARRALEMSKDIKIIFVSGYQDFSYVKQALSLNAVNYVLKPMDDQELIDSLLKVRDVLDHEQERQNTYGQMVPIVKNEYMLQLLEGTSDDKTIEVLSQEYEMNRFLYPGLVAVIEVDDLSWKLNDETRAEQDEIQQVVSICKEFGISHICKISKFRVAILIEQSDKDVLPLKIVNRVNEQHTFSITAGVGELCDSINVFSASYRQAVEALDLKMFYGKGKVIGHGEVRPAEKEDVKHLDAKLEALFVAMSGYELVRIHDELDDLFQVAKNLKSKFTLRNYALYIVMKLDNYLQRTNENVFQLLGMELNNYDIIMQFETINDIHVWLRRRVYEISETLQANKHKKNWKLIKQMIDYMKERTHDNITLRDLAEQFSLSPNYLGLIFKEETGKNFSEYFIQLRMEKSCELLKTTNMKIYEIADQVGYRHLPYFSKQFKEMYGMTPLEFRRK, encoded by the coding sequence ATGTATAAAGTATTGCTGGCGGACGACGAAAAGCTAGATTTGGAAGGTATGCGTGCCTTTATTCCTTGGACAGATCTCGGTATGGAAATCGTAGCGGGTGTGATGAACGGATTTGATGCTTGTAAAGTGCTGGATACGGAAAAAATAGATATTCTTGTAACAGATGTCCGTATGCCTAATATGACGGGGCTTGAGCTGGCTAGACGCGCGCTCGAGATGTCGAAGGATATTAAAATTATTTTCGTAAGCGGATATCAAGATTTTAGCTATGTTAAGCAGGCATTGTCGCTTAATGCTGTCAATTATGTTTTAAAGCCGATGGATGATCAGGAGCTGATTGATTCTCTGCTTAAGGTTCGAGATGTCTTGGACCATGAGCAAGAGCGGCAAAATACATATGGCCAAATGGTTCCGATCGTAAAAAATGAATATATGCTGCAATTGCTTGAAGGAACCAGCGATGACAAAACCATTGAGGTATTGAGTCAAGAATATGAGATGAATCGTTTTCTCTATCCTGGCTTAGTAGCCGTAATTGAAGTGGATGATTTGTCTTGGAAACTGAACGATGAGACGCGGGCAGAGCAGGATGAGATTCAGCAAGTGGTATCGATCTGTAAGGAGTTTGGCATTTCGCATATTTGTAAAATTAGCAAATTCCGGGTTGCGATTCTCATTGAGCAATCGGATAAAGATGTTTTGCCACTCAAGATCGTTAATAGAGTCAACGAACAGCATACCTTCTCCATTACCGCAGGCGTTGGTGAATTATGTGATTCAATCAACGTATTCTCGGCCTCCTATCGTCAGGCCGTTGAAGCTTTGGATTTGAAAATGTTTTACGGCAAAGGAAAGGTCATTGGTCACGGTGAGGTTAGGCCGGCAGAGAAAGAGGATGTTAAGCATCTCGATGCAAAGCTGGAAGCATTGTTTGTTGCGATGTCGGGTTATGAGCTCGTTCGCATTCATGATGAGCTGGATGACTTATTTCAGGTTGCCAAAAACTTAAAGTCAAAGTTTACGCTGCGCAACTATGCGCTTTATATCGTAATGAAGCTTGATAATTATTTGCAAAGAACGAATGAAAATGTCTTTCAGCTGCTTGGCATGGAGCTGAATAATTACGATATCATTATGCAGTTTGAGACGATCAACGATATTCATGTGTGGCTGAGACGTAGGGTTTACGAAATATCCGAAACTTTGCAGGCAAACAAGCACAAAAAAAATTGGAAGCTTATTAAACAAATGATTGATTATATGAAAGAACGTACACATGATAACATTACATTACGTGATTTGGCGGAGCAATTTTCATTATCGCCGAACTACCTTGGCCTTATTTTTAAAGAGGAGACAGGTAAAAACTTCAGCGAATATTTTATTCAGCTGCGCATGGAGAAATCGTGCGAGCTGCTCAAAACAACAAACATGAAAATTTATGAGATAGCAGATCAAGTAGGCTATCGTCACTTGCCATATTTCAGCAAACAATTTAAAGAAATGTACGGTATGACGCCGTTGGAGTTTAGACGAAAATGA
- a CDS encoding extracellular solute-binding protein — protein sequence MKKRKLLVPIVSAFMAVSLMAGCSGNSGKTENGETGSKPEENSGNKPASVYELGKEQLDFTLYGHYDWYTMPAWGGDITSTWIRDTKKVNVKPIHSGGAAPQKLNTMIATGELPDAIWLERVDVEKLRTADLLVPFDDYLDKYPNLKKWLGDEGINMLRSEDGKLYQFPNWYTKQPNGNSGYVVNKKIYTELGSPKLETTDDLYSYLKLVKEKYPNVVPYEPHLAKDGQGLDVLYSAFKENDQKFPGMRAVPNGDKLTSIFLDPEYREAMQYTSKLFREKLITQDAMTQTVDQITEKVMTGRVAVFASASPTEIAMQAHAELTKNDPEAGYFMIWPIHKEGVDKNKVFPGTYGMLGWNVTVITKSAKNPEAIFAFYDWLTGPEGQSALMWGPPGIYWDGVEADGETPKFTEKYTSDAGGLGKLQAITTNLNWVGNTVFLDTTKAKFEESLPVEQQNWSTRYQREITWKTQSNATEFINIDPQPDTEEGIIRQRIEDLFLEVRAKALFAKNDAEVLAVLDKGEKDAQAAGYDKLLAFKTEKWQANLAKMKAE from the coding sequence ATGAAAAAAAGAAAACTACTCGTCCCAATCGTCTCTGCATTTATGGCCGTTTCTTTAATGGCAGGCTGTAGCGGTAATTCCGGTAAAACAGAAAACGGAGAAACAGGAAGCAAGCCGGAGGAAAATAGCGGCAATAAGCCGGCATCGGTTTATGAACTTGGCAAGGAGCAGCTTGATTTCACCCTTTATGGGCATTATGACTGGTACACTATGCCAGCATGGGGCGGCGACATTACGAGTACTTGGATTAGAGATACAAAGAAAGTAAACGTAAAACCAATCCACTCCGGTGGTGCGGCTCCACAAAAGCTGAATACGATGATCGCGACTGGCGAGCTTCCTGATGCGATCTGGCTAGAGCGCGTTGATGTTGAGAAATTGCGCACAGCTGATCTGCTTGTTCCATTCGACGACTATCTTGATAAATATCCGAACTTGAAAAAATGGTTGGGCGATGAAGGCATCAACATGCTTCGTTCAGAAGATGGCAAGCTTTATCAATTCCCTAACTGGTATACAAAACAACCTAACGGCAACTCTGGTTATGTTGTAAACAAAAAGATCTACACAGAGCTTGGTTCACCTAAGCTTGAAACAACAGACGATCTGTACAGCTACTTGAAGCTGGTTAAAGAAAAATATCCGAATGTTGTTCCTTACGAGCCGCATTTAGCAAAAGATGGACAAGGACTTGACGTATTGTACTCTGCATTCAAAGAAAACGATCAGAAGTTCCCAGGTATGCGTGCTGTACCTAACGGCGACAAGCTGACTTCGATCTTCCTTGACCCTGAGTACCGTGAAGCAATGCAATACACTTCCAAGCTGTTCCGTGAAAAATTGATTACGCAAGATGCAATGACACAAACGGTTGACCAAATTACTGAAAAAGTAATGACTGGCCGTGTAGCAGTATTTGCATCAGCAAGCCCAACTGAAATTGCAATGCAAGCACATGCTGAGCTTACGAAAAACGATCCAGAAGCTGGATATTTCATGATCTGGCCGATTCACAAAGAAGGCGTTGACAAAAACAAAGTATTCCCTGGTACGTATGGTATGTTAGGCTGGAACGTAACGGTTATTACGAAAAGCGCTAAAAACCCAGAAGCAATCTTCGCTTTCTATGACTGGTTGACTGGTCCTGAAGGACAAAGCGCTTTGATGTGGGGACCTCCAGGAATCTATTGGGATGGCGTAGAAGCTGACGGCGAAACTCCGAAGTTCACAGAAAAATACACTTCTGATGCAGGCGGTCTTGGTAAGCTTCAAGCGATTACAACGAACCTTAACTGGGTTGGTAACACAGTATTCCTAGATACTACAAAAGCTAAATTTGAAGAGTCGTTGCCAGTTGAGCAACAAAACTGGTCTACTCGTTACCAACGTGAAATTACGTGGAAAACGCAATCCAATGCAACAGAATTCATTAACATCGATCCACAACCGGATACAGAAGAAGGTATCATCCGTCAACGTATTGAGGACTTGTTCCTAGAAGTTAGAGCAAAAGCATTGTTCGCGAAAAATGATGCTGAAGTACTAGCTGTTCTTGATAAAGGCGAAAAAGATGCTCAAGCTGCTGGTTATGATAAATTGCTGGCATTCAAAACAGAAAAATGGCAAGCGAACCTTGCAAAAATGAAAGCTGAATAA
- a CDS encoding carbohydrate ABC transporter permease: MIRLSFGDRVMTVTIYILLTLLAFMTFYPFWNALVISFNSGIDTSMGGVTFWPRDWTLENYGIVFKDERLVTAFLVSISRTVVGTIASIFITALFAYGLSKKELMGRKFYMILCIITMYFSGGLIPSFLLIRELHLMNTFWVFIIPTLVSVWNMIIFRTFFQGLPAGLEESAKIDGSGNWGIFFRIVVPLSGPVIATLSLFTAVFHWNDWFGPSIYITNEKLLPIQTMLKQILNSNIVSDQMSQLDSAAQGQLAKMRTVTSKSLSMATMMVATIPIIMVYPFVQKYFVKGVLVGSLKE; this comes from the coding sequence GTGATCAGGCTCAGTTTTGGAGACCGCGTGATGACGGTGACCATCTACATCTTACTAACGTTATTAGCTTTTATGACCTTTTATCCATTCTGGAATGCACTTGTCATATCCTTCAACAGCGGAATAGACACCTCCATGGGGGGCGTAACCTTTTGGCCGCGTGATTGGACTTTAGAAAACTATGGTATCGTATTCAAGGATGAACGATTGGTAACTGCGTTTCTGGTTTCGATCAGTCGGACGGTTGTCGGTACAATCGCATCCATATTTATAACGGCATTATTCGCCTATGGCCTCTCGAAGAAAGAATTGATGGGCCGCAAGTTTTACATGATCTTGTGTATCATTACGATGTACTTCAGTGGTGGACTTATTCCTTCTTTCTTGCTCATTCGTGAGCTTCACCTCATGAATACATTCTGGGTATTCATTATTCCAACACTAGTCAGCGTTTGGAACATGATCATCTTCCGAACATTCTTCCAAGGCTTGCCTGCAGGGCTTGAGGAATCGGCGAAAATCGATGGAAGCGGCAACTGGGGTATCTTCTTCCGCATTGTTGTTCCGCTCTCTGGTCCCGTTATTGCAACGTTGTCGCTTTTCACGGCTGTTTTTCATTGGAATGATTGGTTTGGTCCAAGTATCTACATCACCAATGAGAAGCTGCTTCCTATACAAACGATGCTTAAGCAGATTTTGAACTCTAATATCGTATCGGATCAAATGTCACAGCTAGATTCTGCTGCGCAAGGGCAGTTAGCCAAAATGAGAACGGTAACGAGCAAATCGTTGTCTATGGCAACGATGATGGTTGCCACGATTCCTATCATTATGGTGTATCCATTCGTCCAGAAATATTTCGTTAAAGGTGTTCTTGTTGGATCATTGAAAGAGTAG
- a CDS encoding ABC transporter permease subunit has translation MAQLSVNEELLKKPKPKTKNAFLRFAKQWDIQMMVLPALLLIIVFSYIPMYGILMAFQDYSIFKGFMASEWVGLKHFDMFFSSPEFFKVMRNTVIISLLKFFIGFPAPILLALMLNEVKNLMFKRLVQTVSYLPHFMSWVIVAGLIMSMLSTDNGSINIVLEKMNFIDEPINFLSLPELFWSILVSTGVWKEIGFGSIVYLAAIASIDPSMYEAASMDGASKFKQIFLITLPSIMPVVLIFMILAIGNLLNAGFEDILLLAVNPVLRDVSDVIDTYVYRVGIQSSRYSYATAVGLFKAVISVGLLTMANFLARRAGSSLW, from the coding sequence GTGGCGCAACTATCGGTTAATGAAGAACTATTAAAAAAACCAAAACCTAAAACTAAAAATGCGTTTCTGCGTTTCGCAAAACAATGGGACATTCAAATGATGGTATTGCCGGCATTGTTACTAATCATCGTGTTTAGTTACATCCCAATGTACGGTATATTGATGGCATTTCAAGACTACAGCATCTTCAAAGGTTTTATGGCAAGCGAATGGGTTGGATTAAAACATTTTGACATGTTCTTCAGCTCCCCGGAGTTTTTCAAGGTCATGCGAAATACGGTTATTATCAGCTTGTTGAAATTTTTCATTGGATTCCCGGCACCGATTTTGCTGGCGCTTATGCTTAACGAAGTGAAAAACCTAATGTTTAAGCGGCTGGTTCAAACGGTAAGTTACCTGCCTCACTTTATGTCATGGGTAATCGTTGCGGGTCTGATTATGTCGATGCTGTCCACGGACAATGGAAGTATTAACATCGTACTTGAGAAAATGAACTTTATCGATGAACCGATCAACTTTCTATCACTTCCAGAATTATTCTGGTCCATCCTCGTTTCGACTGGGGTATGGAAGGAAATTGGATTTGGCTCCATCGTCTATCTAGCAGCAATAGCAAGTATTGATCCAAGCATGTATGAAGCAGCATCTATGGATGGTGCGAGTAAATTCAAACAAATCTTTTTGATCACATTGCCTTCGATCATGCCGGTTGTCCTTATCTTCATGATTCTGGCGATTGGTAATCTACTCAATGCAGGTTTCGAAGACATTCTATTGCTTGCTGTAAACCCTGTACTCAGGGACGTGTCAGATGTTATCGATACGTACGTTTATCGAGTCGGGATACAAAGCTCTAGATACTCATACGCAACAGCGGTTGGATTGTTCAAAGCCGTTATCAGCGTAGGACTTTTGACAATGGCGAACTTTCTGGCACGCAGGGCCGGCAGCAGCTTGTGGTAA
- a CDS encoding YheC/YheD family protein, translated as MYKKKYASRNIRGKLRVCKYLCANKKLKRYVPNTVSFSREHLQMMLNRHDTVYVKPDIGSLGLGIFKLKRVNSGYELYSIVKKKQIKNFYNSVSEAYSQIKKMKSSKLIIQKGISLDRVDGCPYDIRAMVQRKPEGKWVCTGLMVKVGARHKIVTNYYQDGAIYSMKKLGERQGLSIEATDKRISRLSKVALRISRTLSKKRSGMHELGIDFAYDQKQQLWVLEVNSNHPQFHPLKKLDPSAYKKMKHFAASYGRRDAK; from the coding sequence GTGTATAAGAAAAAGTATGCAAGTCGCAATATAAGAGGAAAACTGCGGGTCTGCAAATACTTATGTGCGAATAAAAAATTGAAGCGGTATGTACCGAATACGGTATCATTCAGCCGTGAGCACTTGCAGATGATGCTAAACCGTCATGACACCGTTTATGTCAAGCCAGATATTGGCTCACTCGGTTTGGGCATATTTAAGCTGAAACGGGTGAATTCGGGTTATGAGCTTTATTCAATCGTTAAGAAAAAACAAATAAAAAATTTTTATAATTCCGTTTCCGAAGCTTATTCGCAAATAAAGAAAATGAAATCGAGTAAGCTTATTATTCAAAAAGGAATATCATTAGATCGCGTGGATGGATGTCCCTACGATATTCGAGCGATGGTTCAGCGGAAGCCGGAAGGTAAGTGGGTTTGTACGGGTTTAATGGTAAAGGTAGGAGCTCGCCATAAAATCGTAACGAACTATTATCAAGACGGAGCAATCTATTCGATGAAAAAACTTGGAGAAAGGCAAGGACTTTCTATTGAAGCAACGGATAAGCGGATCAGCAGACTAAGCAAGGTGGCCCTGCGAATATCACGGACATTAAGTAAAAAACGATCGGGTATGCACGAGCTTGGCATCGACTTTGCATATGATCAGAAGCAGCAGTTATGGGTTCTTGAGGTGAATTCCAATCATCCGCAATTTCATCCCCTTAAAAAGCTTGATCCTTCGGCCTATAAAAAAATGAAACATTTTGCTGCCAGCTACGGAAGACGCGATGCAAAATGA
- a CDS encoding glycosyltransferase family 39 protein, with the protein MKIFQKVGNEALLYRIILAAVVVFFIAIGTFITFQQGSDMYLGNFEEYNNDDVKYIRSAETLLNEGTFTYHKVEDSTVFIMPALTMVLAFCMKIFGYWNGITAFRILQVLMMAGTMILLYQVCRRFFHERIGVIAILLFALYAPNYMAANLILTEAFGQLFLWLFIYTGIVAVDKKKLSWFAIAAVCLSIGIYARPNFALLPVVFLIYMLVRGYKIKEIIKPAIVVSAVILICISPWWIRNAIVFDKFIPLTLSSGNPSVLGAMIDWRYPAGAEEKFKEDFTRLGEAKDAIESNEIQAELAKKIRNYGFETDRNRYIKHYTVDRVVDMVKVPYYWKPVLHISKPIVGVYHYVLLLLGVIGLLMTVIFKSKRKELSILIITILYFIFTSLPFITFERYGYFIMAFITIYAAYLIHELVEAVRSKKRSSLRQPNH; encoded by the coding sequence ATGAAAATTTTTCAAAAAGTAGGCAATGAAGCACTTTTATACCGTATTATTTTAGCAGCTGTTGTTGTGTTTTTCATTGCAATAGGAACATTCATAACGTTTCAGCAAGGCAGCGATATGTATTTAGGCAATTTCGAAGAATATAATAACGATGATGTAAAATATATACGAAGTGCCGAGACATTGCTTAATGAAGGTACATTTACTTATCACAAAGTAGAAGATTCGACTGTATTTATTATGCCTGCCCTTACGATGGTGTTGGCATTTTGTATGAAGATATTTGGATATTGGAACGGAATTACCGCATTCCGCATTCTTCAAGTTTTAATGATGGCAGGAACGATGATTCTTCTTTATCAAGTTTGTCGACGATTTTTCCATGAACGAATTGGTGTCATAGCAATCCTACTGTTCGCGCTATATGCACCTAACTATATGGCAGCAAATTTGATTTTAACGGAGGCCTTTGGGCAGTTATTTTTATGGCTGTTTATTTATACCGGAATTGTAGCTGTAGATAAAAAGAAGTTGAGTTGGTTCGCCATTGCAGCAGTATGTTTAAGTATCGGGATATATGCAAGGCCAAACTTTGCACTCCTTCCGGTCGTATTTTTAATCTACATGCTAGTTAGAGGATATAAAATAAAAGAGATTATTAAACCTGCGATTGTAGTATCTGCTGTAATATTAATTTGCATTTCCCCTTGGTGGATAAGAAATGCTATCGTATTTGATAAGTTTATTCCGCTCACGCTCTCGTCCGGCAATCCATCTGTATTAGGAGCTATGATCGATTGGAGATATCCTGCTGGTGCAGAAGAGAAATTCAAAGAGGATTTTACGCGGTTAGGCGAGGCGAAAGATGCCATCGAATCCAATGAAATTCAAGCTGAGCTTGCCAAAAAAATTAGAAATTATGGATTTGAAACGGATCGCAATCGTTATATTAAACATTACACCGTTGATCGGGTAGTCGATATGGTCAAAGTACCTTATTATTGGAAGCCCGTACTTCATATTTCGAAACCCATCGTGGGCGTTTACCACTACGTGCTGCTATTGCTCGGAGTAATTGGATTGCTCATGACCGTTATTTTTAAAAGCAAACGCAAAGAACTATCTATATTGATAATAACCATTTTATATTTCATATTTACTTCGCTGCCATTTATTACATTTGAACGATACGGTTACTTCATTATGGCGTTTATCACGATATATGCAGCCTATCTCATTCATGAGCTAGTTGAAGCTGTGCGTTCGAAGAAGAGAAGTTCTTTGAGACAACCAAACCATTAG
- a CDS encoding carbohydrate ABC transporter permease, giving the protein MYHKSPSYRVFNTFNTILLIVLALLCVIPLLHVLAVSLSAKAAADANIVGLWPVDFTLDAYRKTTSNPIFLNSMWIAVQRTVIGTLLTLLLAFLAAYPLSKENTAFRGRNIYAWLFVFTMLFNGGLVPFYMVIQKIGLMDNFWVLVLPGAVNVFLTILMLNFFRGVPKELEEAALIDGAGHFRTLFSIYLPVSLPAIATLALFSMVFHWNSWFDGLLYIGDPKRYPLATFLQTVIIQRDMSSMSMNPADLALISQKTVKSAQIFIGALPILIVYPFLQKFFVKGLVMGSVKE; this is encoded by the coding sequence ATGTATCATAAATCACCATCCTATCGCGTTTTCAACACGTTTAATACGATCCTATTGATCGTTCTTGCCCTGCTATGTGTGATTCCGCTGCTACATGTGCTTGCCGTTTCGCTAAGTGCAAAGGCGGCAGCGGATGCCAATATCGTCGGTCTATGGCCGGTCGATTTTACGTTGGATGCTTACCGAAAAACGACAAGCAATCCAATCTTTCTAAACTCGATGTGGATCGCCGTTCAGAGGACGGTAATCGGTACGCTGTTGACTTTATTGTTAGCTTTCTTGGCTGCTTATCCGCTATCCAAAGAAAACACCGCATTCCGCGGGAGAAATATTTATGCATGGCTGTTCGTATTCACGATGCTCTTTAATGGGGGACTTGTCCCGTTTTATATGGTCATTCAAAAGATTGGCCTTATGGACAACTTTTGGGTGCTCGTGCTTCCAGGAGCGGTTAATGTCTTCTTAACCATCCTCATGCTCAACTTTTTCCGCGGAGTACCCAAGGAGCTGGAGGAAGCAGCGCTCATTGATGGAGCAGGACATTTCCGTACATTGTTCAGCATCTATCTACCCGTTTCTTTACCGGCCATTGCAACGCTCGCTTTGTTCAGCATGGTCTTTCATTGGAATTCATGGTTTGACGGCTTGCTTTATATCGGAGATCCAAAGCGTTATCCGCTGGCCACATTCCTTCAAACGGTCATCATCCAGCGCGATATGAGCTCGATGAGCATGAACCCAGCTGATTTAGCGCTAATCTCACAAAAAACAGTAAAATCAGCCCAAATCTTCATCGGCGCTCTCCCGATACTTATCGTATATCCATTCCTCCAAAAGTTTTTTGTTAAAGGCTTGGTAATGGGTTCGGTCAAAGAGTAA
- a CDS encoding ABC transporter permease subunit, with protein MVLPSLVFLIIFAYLPMGGLVMAFQDYKPWLGLTGSEWVGLDQFRYLFERQDSLQVIWNTLIIAIFKMVLNLFAPFVFAILLNEIRKQLVKRFVQTLVYLPHFLSWVILGGILTDLLSTEGGLVNRLLTGIFGIEPIFFLGDGDWFRFTVILSDVWKEFGFGTVVFLAALANVNPSLYEAAEVDGASRWKQTLHITVPSMIPIAIVVGTLALGNVLNAGFDQIFNLYNSLVYAKGDIIDTFVYRTAILSGEMGFGTAIGLFKSVISFVLVVISYRLAYKLANYRIF; from the coding sequence ATGGTGCTTCCATCCCTCGTCTTTCTAATCATCTTCGCATACTTGCCAATGGGTGGACTTGTAATGGCTTTTCAGGATTATAAACCATGGCTAGGCCTGACAGGCTCGGAATGGGTTGGACTGGATCAGTTCCGCTATTTGTTCGAGAGGCAAGACAGCTTGCAGGTGATCTGGAACACGCTAATCATCGCTATTTTCAAAATGGTACTGAATCTTTTTGCTCCATTCGTATTCGCTATTCTTTTAAATGAAATTAGAAAACAGCTTGTCAAACGTTTTGTACAGACGTTAGTCTATCTGCCGCATTTTTTATCTTGGGTCATCTTGGGCGGTATTCTTACAGATCTTCTATCGACGGAAGGCGGGCTGGTGAACCGTCTCCTAACAGGAATATTCGGAATTGAGCCGATCTTCTTCCTAGGCGATGGCGACTGGTTCCGCTTCACCGTTATCCTCTCTGATGTGTGGAAAGAGTTTGGTTTTGGTACCGTTGTATTCCTTGCAGCGCTTGCCAACGTAAACCCATCGCTTTATGAGGCGGCAGAGGTGGATGGCGCAAGCCGCTGGAAGCAGACGCTTCATATTACGGTTCCGTCGATGATTCCGATTGCTATTGTAGTCGGTACACTGGCGCTCGGAAACGTGCTGAATGCGGGCTTCGATCAAATTTTCAACCTTTATAATTCCTTGGTTTACGCGAAGGGCGATATTATTGATACGTTTGTATACCGCACAGCTATTTTAAGCGGCGAAATGGGCTTTGGTACGGCAATCGGATTGTTTAAATCGGTGATCAGCTTTGTCTTAGTCGTTATCTCCTATCGCCTTGCTTACAAACTAGCCAATTACAGAATTTTTTAA